From the genome of Triticum aestivum cultivar Chinese Spring chromosome 3B, IWGSC CS RefSeq v2.1, whole genome shotgun sequence, one region includes:
- the LOC123064753 gene encoding uncharacterized protein yields the protein MLARSGGRTGDGTAWVVAVDMRRAVTEALVLVSTETGYAVTMYFPCAFPKYLDGDIIMALGASMEAETAADNTADTDSIGSNNQNFSDEDYWCAESLEGYALPFYGEGGQVFSDEEGSDQGNGIGTWCAQSYYGEARYGYCEEDEEERRGDMGNPMDNADVFRELPQYVSDPNPDPRANRRKERKKMRRRKKQENRRRSKKQEQEQEQEQKHHPLQQLVQFLDDRPELHPICFVACVLIAIIVREFLGTNPWQAG from the exons ATGTTGGCCAGGAGTGGTGGTAGAACCGGCGACGGCACGGCCTGGGTCGTCGCCGTCGACATGAGACGCGCGGTGACGGAGGCGCTGGTCCTGGTTTCTACCGAGACGGGCTACGCCGTCACGATGTACTTCCCGTGCGCCTTCCCCAAGTACCTCGACGGCGACATCATCATGGCACTAG GTGCAAGCATGGAGGCTGAAACAGCAGCTGATAATACTGCCGACACAGACAGTATTGGTAGTAATAATCAGAACTTTTCTGATGAAG ATTATTGGTGCGCCGAGTCCCTTGAGGGGTATGCCTTGCCCTTCTATGGAGAAGGAGGGCAAGTCTTTTCTGATGAAGAGGGGAGCGACCAAG GAAACGGCATCGGAACTTGGTGCGCCCAGTCCTACTACGGCGAAGCCCGCTACGGCTACtgtgaagaagacgaagaagaaagaagaggagacATGGGCAATCCAATGGACAATGCCGATGTATTTCGAGAATTGCCGCAATATGTATCCGATCCCAACCCCGACCCTCGAGCGAACCGgcggaaggagaggaagaagatgaggaggagaaagaagcaggagaacaggaggaggagcaagaagcaggagcaggagcaggagcaggagcagaagCATCATCCCCTGCAGCAGCTTGTGCAGTTTCTGGATGACCGGCCGGAGTTGCACCCGATCTGTTTTGTTGCCTGCGTACTGATAGCGATCATTGTAAGAGAATTCTTGGGTACCAACCCGTGGCAGGCTGGTTGA